GGCGTTCTCTGCGCCCTCGGCGGTGAGAGTCTTACTTCGCCGCCCGGATCATCTCGTCGATCAGCGTGAACAGCTCCGAGCGGTCCACCACCTCGACGAACGGCTTGCCGCGCGTCGAATCGCTGACCACGTAAATCGTGGGCGTATGCGAGACCCCGGTGCGTTGGCCGAGCGTGTAATCGGCCTTCACCTTCACCGCCAATTCGCCGCGCGGATCCACCAGGAAGGGCAGCGGCGTCTTGTGCTCGGCGGCGAAGCGGTCGGCGAAGCTGCGCAGGTTCTCGCGTGTGATCTGCGGCTGGTTCTGGAAAATGTACTCGCGGAACTCGTCCCCCAGCTTCTTGGACTTGGTGTCGAAATAGCGCGCCATCACGTGCGCGTCGAAGCTCCAGTTGTGCAT
This genomic window from Terriglobales bacterium contains:
- a CDS encoding thioredoxin domain-containing protein, with protein sequence MVPKQRLVVLILTLTLAVAAAAQQATVTPVSAALKPPKGSKVAIVVFEDLQCPDCRRAAPLLTEAARVYKIPLVRYDFPLPMHNWSFDAHVMARYFDTKSKKLGDEFREYIFQNQPQITRENLRSFADRFAAEHKTPLPFLVDPRGELAVKVKADYTLGQRTGVSHTPTIYVVSDSTRGKPFVEVVDRSELFTLIDEMIRAAK